One genomic segment of Rhizobium viscosum includes these proteins:
- the rlmH gene encoding 23S rRNA (pseudouridine(1915)-N(3))-methyltransferase RlmH has translation MRIGLFAVGRLKSGPEKDLAARYFDRFAKAGPAVGLEFSRIAEVAESRASNAETRKREEAAMLLKSLSDGSILILLDERGKALDSEAFANLLGTYRDQGKRDLTIAIGGADGLDPSLYDRADLTLCLGKMTWPHQIVRTLIAEQLYRAVTILSGHPYHRV, from the coding sequence GGCCCCGAAAAGGATCTTGCGGCCCGTTATTTCGACCGTTTTGCCAAGGCCGGTCCTGCGGTCGGCCTGGAATTTTCTCGTATCGCCGAAGTGGCCGAAAGCCGCGCCTCCAATGCGGAAACCCGCAAGCGCGAGGAAGCGGCCATGCTGCTGAAATCGCTCTCCGACGGCAGCATCCTCATTCTCCTCGACGAACGCGGCAAGGCGCTGGACAGCGAAGCTTTCGCCAATCTCCTCGGCACCTATCGCGACCAGGGCAAACGTGACCTCACGATCGCAATCGGCGGCGCCGATGGCCTGGATCCCTCGCTCTATGATCGTGCCGACCTGACACTCTGTCTTGGCAAGATGACATGGCCGCACCAGATCGTTCGCACGCTGATCGCCGAACAACTCTATCGGGCCGTGACCATCCTGTCCGGCCACCCTTATCATCGCGTCTGA